The sequence TGTCGGTCGCGGTGACACAGACCAGGTCGCGCGCGCCGACGAAGGCTGCGTCGGCGAACGGAATCGGCGTGCCGAAGGGGTCGAGGTCGATCACGTCGAAGACGGACTCGTGCATGAGCGCGTTGGCGTTGCGCTCGACCACCTCGCCGGCGAGATCGTTGCGCGCGAAGTTCTCGCGGGCGAGCGAAACGGCGTCGGGGTCGGTGTCGGCGGCAGTCACGTCCCACCCCTCGTTGGCGGCGCGGAGGGCGCGCACCCCACTCGCGGTCATCGCGTCGAGATACGAGTCGGCACGCGATTCGCGCTCGGCGTACGCCCGCAGGACGGCGACGGTGACATCGCGGTTCAGTTCCTGTGTCGGGTTGTAGAAAACCCCCTCGCCGCGGCCCTGACTCGCGCCGTCGCGGGCGTCGGGTACCTCGAACTCCACCCCGGCCTCGGTGACGCGCATGGAGGAACTGGCGGGGGCGCGCCGAAAAGCACCTCGGTTCACACCGACCGAATCTGTTTAGTCGCCGAGGCCCGACGATTTTCGTCGTGAGCGAGGTCGAGGACTGGCGGGCGGCGCTCTCGACGGCGGGAGAGCTATCCCCGGCGATCGTCGACGCCATCCTCTCGGTCCACGGCGACCGCGGCCAGCGCGCCATCGAAGCCGTCTCCGAGGAACGGATCAAGCAGTACCGCGACTTCACCGTCGTCGTCGGCCACGACGACGAGTACATCGTCGAGGACGGTGGCTGTACCTGCAAGGACGCCGAATACAACCTCGACACCTCCGACCCGGCCCAGCGGTGCTGGCACGCCCTCGCCGTCGAGGTGGCCGAGCGCGTCGGCGCGGTGGATCACCACGACATGTGGTACTCCGAGGTCCGCGAGTTCCTGTGATTGGGCGTGTGACGCGTGCCCAAAAGACGGAGGTCCAAGGTAGATCCAGTCGACCGACGAACGACGTGACTGACCGTGTCCCCAACCACCTGTCACGGCCCCGACGGCGTCGACCTCTCCCACGACCAGGCGTGGGTCCTCCACGACGCCCTGCTCGACCACGTCGAACGCACCGTCGCGGCGGGCGGGTCGCCCGACCACGCGATGGACGTGCTCGAACGCGGTGAGGCGTGCGCGTCGCTCGATGCGGCCGACCGCGGCCTGGCCCGCGAGGCCCGCACCGCGTATCTGGTCGATCCGCCGGCGCGCGACCGGGAGCCGGCACAGACCGCGCTGGCGACGCTGTGATCACGGCTCGTCGGTCCAGTAGTCCACGTCGTCGTCGCGGCGGAAGTAGCCCGACACCGTCCGGTCGGCGTCGCTTCCGGGCGGCGACCCCGCGTAGACGCCGATTTTTCCGGAGTCCGGATACACCGTCACGTCGGGGTCGCGCATCGTCGACACCGCGAGATACCGCAACGGGTCGTCGCCGTCGTTGATGACGCGGTGGCCTCCGTCCTCGCCGGTGGGGAAGACCGCGTAGTCGCCGCCGCGGAGCGGGTCGGTGCCGTCGGCGGTCCGGAGTTGCCCCGTCCCACTGAGGACGTAGATGGCCTCCTCGTTACCGGTGTGGTAGTGAAAGGGCCAGGATTGCTTCCCCGGCGGAAGTTCGTACAGCGAACAGCCGAGTCGCTCCCCGCCCGCCGCGGCGGCGAGTTTCTTGCGGCGGAACCCCGTCTCGCCGCGGTCGACCGTCGTCCAGTCGAGGTCGGCGTCGTTGACGCGCATGGCCGGGCGTTCGGCCATCGGCCTCATAAGTCGGACGGGGCAGGGTATCAGAGCACGGCCCACGCAAGCAACGCGAGACCGACGCCGACGGCGGGCACGTCCCGCCACGTCGGATCGAGGCGGGGGAGCGTGGGGTTCCACGCGAAACAGCGGGCCTGGAGCGCGAGCGCGAAGCCGTCGGCACGGGCGAACACGCGCCGGAGTCCGGTCACCCCGATGAGGCGAATCCGCTCGAACAGCGAGCGCTCGGCGCCGAGACGGGCGTGTATCGCCCCCCGGATCGTCGAGAGGTCGTCGCGGAGCAAGGGGAGAAAGCGGAGGACGAACCCGACGCCGGCGCCGAGGACGACGCCGGGGCGGCCCGGAACGAGACGCTGGATAGCGGCCCGCGACTCACGGACGCGGGTGGTGCGGATGTAGACCGTCGAGACGAGCAACAGGAGGAGCACCCGATAGCTCGCCAGCGCGGGCGTGACGGCGTCGGCGGGGACGACCCACGGCGCGCCGAGCGTCGCGGCCTCGACGAGCGGACCGGCGACCAGAAAGGGGAGGAAGGCCCGATAGGTGCGGAGACTCGCCAGGATGGGCGTCGCCGCCAGCCAGCAGACGCCGACGACGAACCCCGAGAGGACGAGCAGCCCGCGCGGCGTGGTGCGGGCGAAGGCCGCGATGGCGACGGCCGCCTGGACGAACAGTTTCGTCCGCGGATCGAGGCGGTGGACGGGCGTCTCGCCCGCGACGTACGTGATCATGGCGGGCGGACGCCGAGCGGTTCCAGATCCGCCGGCGCGGGGTCAGCGGTATCGAGCGCAATCTGCCCGTCCGAGAGCACGACCGTCCGATCGGCCAGCGCGGCCACGTCCCGCAGGTCGTGGGTGACAACGACGACGCTCACGCCTGCCGCCTGCAGGTCGGCGAGGCGGTCGAGCACCGACTGCCGGGCGCGCCAGTCCAGGCCCGTGAACGGTTCGTCGAGGACGAGATGGTCGGGGTCCATCGCCAGCGCGCCCGCGATGGCGACGCGTTCGCGCTCGCCACCCGAGAGCTGATCGATGCGCTCGTCTTCGCGGCCGGCCATCCGGACGGCGTCGAGCGCGTCGGCGACGCGGCGGTCGATCTCCGCGTGATCGAGGCCGAGATTCGACGGGCCGAAGGCCACGTCCGCCCCGACCGTCGCGGCGACGAAGCCGTCGCGCGGCTCCTGAAACACCATGCCGACGCTGGTGCGGGCGGCGACCAGGTCGTCCTCGACCTGGCGACCGTTCACCCGCACCTCGCCCGAGTCGGGCGACAGCAGGCCGTTGAACCCGCGGACGAGCGTGGTCTTTCCGGAGCCGTTGGGGCCGGCGAGACACAGAAACTCGCCGTCGTCGAGGGTGAGCGACACGTCGTCGACCGCGACGACCTTGCCGTAGCGGGCGGTGTAGTCCTCGACGGTGATCGTCATCGGGCGACGATGGCGTCGCTGCGGACGATGGCGACGGTCGCCGCGACTTTCAGCGTCGCCACCGGCAGGAAGGGGAGGACGACCGCCGAGACGGCGGCAACGAGGCCGATGGCCTGCACCAGCGCGTAGCCGACCGCGCCGGCGGCGTAGATGACGGCCGTGCCCGCGACGAGTGCCGCGACGAGACGCGCCAGCGGAACGTCGCCGAGCGGCGTCAACCCGTCTGGGCCGTGGGTGACGGCGCCGATGGTCATCGCGGCGAGCGGGAAGCCGATCAGAAAGCCGCCGGTCGGACCGAGGAGGACGCCGAGACCAGCGTTCCCGCCGGCGAATACGGGGAGCCCAACCACCCCGGCGAGCAGATAGAGGGTGAACGCGACGCCCGCCCAGAGCGGACCGAGGACGATTCCCGCGAGATACACCCAGAGCGTCTGGAGCGTGATCGGCACGTTCGGCGCGAGCGGATGCACCACGTCGACCGGTGCCGTGGCGCTGGTCGCCGCCGCGAACAGCACCGCGCGGGCGACGTTGCCCGTCACCTCGTCGCCGACGAGTTCGACCGAGTCCGTTGCCGTCGTCATAGCGGTGACTCTCTCGTAAACCACTTAGTAGCTACTGGTTGACGAAAGATATACGGTCGGTTTAGCGGAGGGTTTTTTCGTCCGAGCGGCGTTCGTACATGTCAGTATGGACGAAAAAACCGAGGAGCTACGCGACATCTTCCTCGACGCGACGGGCGAAGAGTCGGTCACGGAACGCCAGGCCGAAACGCCCGGCTCGCTCGTCGACGACGAGAAAGCGGACGAGGAGGCGGCCCGTCTGCACGACCTGCTCGACCCCATGCGCGAGCAGTACGCGTTCGACACCGACCTCTCCGCCGACGCGTACGCTCGTCTCATCCGTGGCTTCTATAACGACGCGTCGGACGCGGCGCTCGCGGCCGCCCTCGGCATCGACGAGGACCGCGTCGAGCGGGCACGGTTGGACCTCCATCTCGTCCGCGAGAGCGACCGCGACCACCCCGACTACGACGCCGTCCGCGCGGCCGTCGTCGACGGCGCGGACGACGCGACCATCGCCGACGAACACGGGCTCGACACCGAGACGGTCGCCGCGCTCCGACGGGTCGTCGACGCGGAACGTACGGCCACCCGCGCCAACGACCGCTTCCGCGACGCCTTCGCCGAACTGCTGACCGACGCGGATCTCTCCGACCACCTCGCCAGCGACTCCCGCAAGGACGGCCTGCAGGAAGCGACCGAGGACATCGAGACCGATGTCTCCTTCTAGCGAAGACTCTTAGGCGAGTAGGAACGACGGGAGGATAATGGCGCAGTCGTCGCAAAACCAGGAGTTGATCGACCGGTTCGGCCGGTTCTATCGGAACTACTACCGCGACGAGATCAGCCGGCTCGCCCAGCGTTACCCCAACGAACAGCGGTCCCTCCACGTCGACTACGACGACCTCTACCAGTTCGATCCGGATCTCGCGGAGGACTACCTCTCTCAGCCGGACCAGCTCACCGAGTACGCCGAAGAGGCGCTTCGCGTCTACGACCTGCCCGCGGACGTGTCGCTCGGCCAGGCCCACGTCCGCCTGCGGAACCTCCCCGACACCGTGGACATCCGATCGATCCGCGTCCACGACAACCACGTCGGCCGCCTCATCGCCGTCTCGGGCATCATCCGCAAGGCGACGGACGTCCGCCCCAAGATCACCGAGGCGGCCTTCGAGTGCCAGCGCTGTGGCACGATGACCTACATCCCACAGACCGACGGCGGGTTCCAGGAACCCCACGAATGCCAGGGCTGTGAGCGGCAGGGACCCTTCCGCGTCAACTACGACCAGTCCGAGTTCGTCGACTCCCAGAAGATCCGTGTCCAGGAGTCGCCCGAGGGCCTCCGCGGCGGCGAGACCCCCCAGAGCATCGACATCGACATCGAGGACGACATCACGGGCGAGGTGACCGCCGGCGACCACGTCACCGTCACCGGCGTCCTCCACATCGACCAGGTGACCGAGGGCAACGAGAAGTCCCAGCTGTTCGACCTCTATATGGACGGCGTCAGCGTCGAGATCGAGGACGAACAGTTCGAGGAGATGGAGATCAGCGAGACGGACAAGCGAGAGATCATCGAACTCTCGAACCACCCCGACCTCTACGACGAGATGGTCGCCTCCCTCGCGCCCTCCATCTACGGCTACGACGAGGAGAAACTCGCCATGATCCTCCAGCTGTTCTCGGGCGTGACCAAGGAACTCCCGGACGGCACCCGGATTCGTGGCGACCTGCATATGCTTTTGATCGGGGATCCGGGTACCGGGAAGTGCGTCGATGGGGACACACGCGTGACGCTCGCTGACGGGCGTGAACGGCCGATCCGGGAACTCGTCGAACGCAATCTCGACGATCCGACGCCAGTCGACGATGGCGTCTACGACGACGCCGAGATCGATCTTCAGTCCGTCACCGCAGAAGGCCAGCTCACGACACGACAGGCGACGAGAGTGTGGAAACGGGAGGCACCTGCACAACTGTATCGCATTCGGACGGCGAGCGGACGGGAACTTGACGTTACACCGTCTCATCCCCTGTTTACACAGGATGGCGGGCGGCTCACCGCCACCAGAGCAGAGACACTAGACGTTGGCGAGCGTATTGCCACGCCGCGAAGGCTCGGCGAAGAAGGAGATGATACTCTCGATGTTGATTATCGGCAGTCAAAGTCGCCCAACACTGTCAGACTCGACTGTCCGGAGCAGTGGACACCCCGTCTCGCGCGTCTCGTCGGCTACATCGTCGCCGAAGGGCACGTGATCAGCCGTGACGACAACACGGCAGATGTTCGTATCACGAATCAAGACGACGAGATCCTAT comes from Haloplanus sp. XH21 and encodes:
- a CDS encoding energy-coupling factor ABC transporter ATP-binding protein; its protein translation is MTITVEDYTARYGKVVAVDDVSLTLDDGEFLCLAGPNGSGKTTLVRGFNGLLSPDSGEVRVNGRQVEDDLVAARTSVGMVFQEPRDGFVAATVGADVAFGPSNLGLDHAEIDRRVADALDAVRMAGREDERIDQLSGGERERVAIAGALAMDPDHLVLDEPFTGLDWRARQSVLDRLADLQAAGVSVVVVTHDLRDVAALADRTVVLSDGQIALDTADPAPADLEPLGVRPP
- a CDS encoding energy-coupling factor transporter transmembrane component T family protein; this translates as MITYVAGETPVHRLDPRTKLFVQAAVAIAAFARTTPRGLLVLSGFVVGVCWLAATPILASLRTYRAFLPFLVAGPLVEAATLGAPWVVPADAVTPALASYRVLLLLLVSTVYIRTTRVRESRAAIQRLVPGRPGVVLGAGVGFVLRFLPLLRDDLSTIRGAIHARLGAERSLFERIRLIGVTGLRRVFARADGFALALQARCFAWNPTLPRLDPTWRDVPAVGVGLALLAWAVL
- a CDS encoding cupin domain-containing protein, yielding MAERPAMRVNDADLDWTTVDRGETGFRRKKLAAAAGGERLGCSLYELPPGKQSWPFHYHTGNEEAIYVLSGTGQLRTADGTDPLRGGDYAVFPTGEDGGHRVINDGDDPLRYLAVSTMRDPDVTVYPDSGKIGVYAGSPPGSDADRTVSGYFRRDDDVDYWTDEP
- a CDS encoding biotin transporter BioY, producing the protein MTTATDSVELVGDEVTGNVARAVLFAAATSATAPVDVVHPLAPNVPITLQTLWVYLAGIVLGPLWAGVAFTLYLLAGVVGLPVFAGGNAGLGVLLGPTGGFLIGFPLAAMTIGAVTHGPDGLTPLGDVPLARLVAALVAGTAVIYAAGAVGYALVQAIGLVAAVSAVVLPFLPVATLKVAATVAIVRSDAIVAR
- a CDS encoding conditioned medium-induced protein 4; translation: MDEKTEELRDIFLDATGEESVTERQAETPGSLVDDEKADEEAARLHDLLDPMREQYAFDTDLSADAYARLIRGFYNDASDAALAAALGIDEDRVERARLDLHLVRESDRDHPDYDAVRAAVVDGADDATIADEHGLDTETVAALRRVVDAERTATRANDRFRDAFAELLTDADLSDHLASDSRKDGLQEATEDIETDVSF